A stretch of Desulfobacter hydrogenophilus DNA encodes these proteins:
- the gltB gene encoding glutamate synthase large subunit, with translation MTLYNTRLDKDSCGFGLIAHLEGRASHKLVRESIFSLARMSHRGAVGADGKTGDGCGLLLQKPDGFFRDLAREAGWQLATRYGVGMIFLSQDPDLRQAAMERVESELTKETLTIAGWRQVPVNPDVLGDIAKQSLPAIFQVLINAPFGWGAKDLERRLFMARRRIEKGMVHDPEFYVASFSNLVVVYKGLCRPKDLPLFFKDLGDLRMASAVCLFHQRFSTNTLPQWSMAQPFRYLAHNGELNTITSNRQWARARGYKLTSPLLPDMVDAAPFVNETGSDSSSLDNMLELLLAGGMDLFRAFRLLIPPAWQNHPDMDENLRAFYDFNSMHMEPWDGPAGIVMSDGRFAACGLDRNGLRPARYVVTRNKWITLASEVGIWDYAPDEVVEKGRVSPGELLVIDTLTGKRWTSWQIDQELMSRHPYKQWMADCCTSLKPAPDHGPGSQPASGFDHETLIRYQKIFNCTNEEVQEVIRVLGNMGKEPVISMGDDAPMAVMSRLPRNLSDYFRQMFAQVTNPPIDPLRERHVMSLATCLGRERNVFNETLGHAWRVLFASPVLVRSDLDQLLALDPLYYKHEFIDLNYDPDVGLEAGVRAIVNTALEKVREQTVLLILSDRNISRKTLPVPAAMAVGAVQQALVEHNLRSDTNIIVETATARDPHHFALLLGVGATAIFPFLAYDILTALDENNELSLPLEKAIFNYRKGIDNGLLKILSKMGISTITSYRCSKLFEAVGLSSKIMDLCFKGMESRIQGADFEDFQKDQEILSCPAWEKAFLPLPRGGLFRYIHGQEFHAYNPDVVQSLQKAVKTGADADYEIYAHTVNNRQPAHLRDLLALKKGQTPIPMEEVAPDTEFFKRFDTAAMSIGALSQEAHEALALAMNQLGGYSNSGEGGEDPARYGTPAVSRIKQVASGRFGVTPGYLMSADVIQIKMAQGAKPGEGGQLPGHKVTPQIALLRYAIPGVTLISPPPHHDIYSIEDLAQLIFDLKQINPKAQISVKLVAEPGVGTIACGVVKAYADMITISGYDGGTGASPLTSVKYAGSPWELGLAEAQQALVENGLRHKIRLQVDGGLKTGQDIVKAAILGAESFGFGTGPLIALGCKFLRICHLNNCATGVATQDETLRKKHFSGLPEKVIQYFSFLVQETRSIMASLGIRDLRDLIGRTDLLVPQEGVTKKQNKLDLSSLLVSPIPPQGGQRYHTDPNPPADDGQLNLTITDQFKAAVTSGSGGEGAFDIQNTDRSVGAMLSGIIAEVHGNTAMEKTPVTLRFSGSAGQSFGAWNAGGLHMVLAGDANDYVGKGMAGGKLILRPPAGVSYKSNKAVIMGNTCLYGATGGTLFAAGLAGERFAVRNSGARAVVEGIGDNGCEYMTGGMVTILGPTGVNFGAGMTGGFAYVLDKEDRLAQRTNSELVEVVSIIGYPVFQEHLRGIINAHYEATGSRHAERIMAGFEQIWADRFKLVKPKTSDIKTLLGHRGNRPEEILSEAY, from the coding sequence ATGACCTTATATAATACCCGTTTGGATAAAGACAGTTGCGGATTCGGGCTGATTGCCCATCTGGAAGGCCGGGCCAGCCATAAGCTGGTGCGCGAATCCATATTTTCCCTGGCCAGGATGAGCCACAGGGGAGCCGTGGGTGCTGACGGCAAAACCGGAGACGGCTGTGGTCTTTTACTCCAGAAGCCTGATGGTTTTTTCAGGGACCTGGCCCGGGAGGCGGGCTGGCAGCTGGCCACAAGATACGGGGTGGGCATGATCTTCTTAAGCCAGGATCCGGATCTGCGCCAGGCAGCCATGGAGAGGGTTGAGTCTGAATTGACAAAAGAAACCCTTACCATTGCCGGATGGCGGCAGGTTCCGGTGAATCCGGATGTGCTGGGAGATATTGCAAAGCAGAGCCTGCCTGCCATTTTCCAGGTATTGATCAACGCCCCCTTTGGGTGGGGGGCAAAGGATCTGGAGCGCAGACTTTTTATGGCCCGCCGCAGAATTGAAAAGGGTATGGTCCATGACCCGGAGTTCTATGTGGCCAGCTTTTCCAACCTGGTGGTGGTGTATAAAGGACTTTGTCGCCCCAAGGACCTACCCCTGTTTTTCAAGGATCTGGGGGACCTGAGGATGGCTTCTGCGGTATGTCTGTTTCACCAGCGATTTTCCACCAACACACTGCCCCAATGGTCCATGGCCCAGCCCTTTCGTTACCTGGCCCATAACGGGGAGCTGAACACCATTACAAGTAACCGGCAGTGGGCCAGGGCCAGGGGTTACAAACTGACCTCCCCCCTGCTGCCGGATATGGTGGATGCTGCGCCTTTTGTGAATGAGACAGGGTCTGACTCCTCTTCTCTGGACAATATGCTGGAGCTGCTTCTGGCCGGGGGGATGGACCTTTTTCGGGCCTTCAGACTCCTGATTCCACCAGCCTGGCAGAATCATCCGGACATGGATGAAAATTTAAGAGCATTTTACGATTTCAATTCCATGCACATGGAACCCTGGGACGGTCCTGCAGGTATTGTCATGAGTGACGGCCGTTTTGCCGCCTGCGGCCTGGACAGAAACGGTCTGCGGCCGGCGCGGTACGTGGTGACCCGGAACAAGTGGATTACCCTGGCGTCTGAAGTGGGCATCTGGGACTATGCCCCGGACGAGGTGGTGGAAAAAGGCCGGGTCAGCCCGGGTGAACTCCTGGTAATTGACACCCTCACCGGCAAACGCTGGACCTCCTGGCAGATCGACCAGGAGCTCATGTCCCGCCATCCCTACAAGCAGTGGATGGCAGATTGCTGTACGTCTTTAAAACCTGCCCCGGACCATGGACCGGGATCCCAGCCTGCATCCGGTTTTGACCATGAGACCCTGATCCGGTATCAGAAAATTTTCAACTGCACCAATGAAGAGGTCCAGGAGGTGATCCGGGTGCTGGGAAACATGGGCAAGGAACCCGTAATTTCCATGGGGGATGACGCGCCCATGGCAGTGATGTCAAGACTTCCCAGGAATTTGTCTGACTATTTCAGACAGATGTTTGCCCAGGTTACCAACCCGCCCATTGATCCTTTGCGAGAACGCCATGTCATGTCCCTTGCCACCTGTCTCGGCCGGGAGAGAAACGTATTCAACGAGACCCTGGGCCATGCCTGGCGGGTGCTGTTTGCTTCCCCTGTTCTGGTTCGTTCAGACCTGGATCAGCTCCTTGCCCTGGATCCCCTGTATTACAAGCATGAGTTCATTGATCTGAACTATGATCCTGATGTCGGTCTTGAAGCCGGGGTTCGGGCCATTGTGAATACAGCTCTTGAAAAAGTCCGGGAACAAACTGTTCTGCTCATCCTTTCAGACCGGAATATCTCCCGAAAGACCCTGCCGGTTCCGGCAGCCATGGCAGTGGGCGCAGTGCAGCAGGCCCTGGTGGAGCACAACCTCCGGTCTGATACCAATATCATTGTGGAGACAGCCACAGCAAGGGACCCCCACCACTTTGCCCTGCTTTTAGGCGTCGGCGCCACAGCGATTTTTCCCTTTCTGGCCTATGACATATTAACGGCCCTGGATGAGAATAATGAATTATCCCTCCCCCTGGAAAAGGCCATTTTCAACTATCGAAAGGGTATTGATAACGGCTTATTGAAAATTTTGTCCAAAATGGGGATTTCCACTATTACCTCCTATCGCTGTTCCAAATTATTTGAGGCCGTCGGACTTTCCAGCAAGATCATGGATCTCTGTTTTAAGGGTATGGAAAGCCGAATCCAGGGAGCTGACTTTGAAGATTTCCAGAAAGACCAGGAGATCCTGTCCTGCCCGGCCTGGGAAAAGGCGTTTCTGCCCCTGCCCCGGGGGGGCCTGTTCAGGTATATCCACGGCCAGGAATTTCATGCCTATAATCCGGATGTAGTTCAATCCCTGCAAAAGGCGGTAAAGACCGGTGCTGATGCGGATTATGAGATCTATGCCCATACCGTGAACAACCGGCAGCCCGCCCATTTAAGGGATCTGCTGGCATTGAAAAAAGGGCAGACCCCTATCCCCATGGAGGAAGTGGCACCTGACACAGAGTTTTTCAAACGCTTTGATACAGCAGCCATGTCCATCGGTGCCCTGAGCCAGGAGGCCCACGAAGCCCTGGCCCTGGCCATGAATCAACTTGGCGGATATTCCAACTCAGGTGAAGGCGGGGAAGATCCGGCCCGGTACGGCACCCCTGCCGTTTCCAGGATCAAACAGGTGGCCTCGGGCCGATTCGGCGTGACCCCTGGATATCTCATGAGTGCGGATGTCATCCAGATCAAGATGGCCCAGGGCGCCAAACCCGGTGAAGGGGGGCAGCTGCCCGGCCATAAGGTCACCCCCCAGATCGCGCTGTTGCGCTATGCCATCCCGGGTGTCACCCTGATCTCTCCGCCCCCGCACCATGATATCTATTCCATCGAGGACCTGGCCCAGCTCATCTTTGACCTGAAACAGATCAACCCTAAAGCGCAGATCTCTGTCAAACTGGTGGCGGAACCCGGGGTGGGGACCATTGCCTGCGGCGTGGTCAAGGCCTATGCGGATATGATTACCATCTCAGGCTATGACGGGGGGACGGGGGCCTCTCCCCTGACAAGTGTGAAGTATGCGGGCAGCCCCTGGGAGCTGGGCCTGGCCGAAGCCCAGCAGGCTTTGGTGGAAAATGGGCTGCGCCACAAAATTCGTCTCCAGGTGGATGGGGGGCTGAAAACCGGCCAGGACATTGTCAAAGCAGCCATTCTGGGGGCAGAAAGCTTTGGATTCGGAACAGGACCGCTCATTGCACTGGGATGCAAATTTTTGCGGATCTGCCACCTGAACAACTGTGCCACAGGGGTGGCCACCCAGGATGAGACCCTCAGAAAAAAACATTTTTCCGGCCTGCCTGAAAAGGTGATTCAATACTTTTCCTTCCTGGTCCAGGAGACCCGGTCTATTATGGCCAGCCTGGGGATCAGGGATTTAAGAGATCTTATCGGCCGTACCGATCTGTTGGTCCCCCAGGAGGGGGTAACCAAGAAACAGAACAAGCTGGACCTGTCCAGCCTTCTGGTATCTCCCATACCGCCCCAGGGGGGGCAGCGGTATCACACAGATCCTAATCCCCCTGCAGATGACGGACAACTGAACTTGACGATTACAGACCAGTTTAAAGCGGCCGTGACCTCCGGTTCCGGCGGAGAGGGCGCGTTTGATATCCAGAATACGGATCGGTCTGTGGGAGCTATGCTCTCAGGCATCATTGCCGAGGTCCATGGCAATACGGCCATGGAAAAGACGCCTGTGACCCTCAGATTCTCCGGCAGTGCGGGCCAGAGTTTCGGGGCCTGGAATGCCGGCGGACTTCACATGGTTCTGGCAGGCGATGCCAACGATTACGTGGGCAAGGGGATGGCTGGCGGAAAATTGATTCTCAGGCCGCCTGCCGGGGTCTCTTACAAATCCAACAAAGCTGTGATTATGGGCAATACCTGTCTTTACGGGGCAACAGGCGGCACCCTTTTTGCCGCCGGCCTTGCGGGCGAACGCTTTGCCGTGAGAAACTCAGGTGCCAGGGCGGTGGTGGAGGGTATCGGCGATAATGGATGTGAATATATGACCGGGGGCATGGTCACCATCCTGGGACCCACCGGGGTCAATTTCGGGGCCGGTATGACCGGCGGCTTTGCCTATGTTCTGGATAAGGAGGATCGGCTGGCCCAGCGGACCAATTCCGAGCTTGTAGAAGTGGTTTCCATAATCGGGTATCCTGTTTTTCAGGAACATCTGCGGGGAATCATCAATGCCCACTATGAGGCCACCGGCAGCCGGCATGCAGAGCGGATCATGGCAGGATTTGAACAGATATGGGCGGATCGGTTCAAACTGGTCAAACCCAAAACAAGCGATATCAAAACCCTGCTGGGGCACCGGGGGAACCGACCCGAAGAGATCCTGTCAGAGGCCTATTAA
- a CDS encoding DNA integrity scanning protein DisA nucleotide-binding domain protein, translating into MAKYGFIRRCITETLEGLKEGLTLFSGPSRAAVIYAITPDDPIYIFDPQNLLAGHEPKFKELYIESNDWRNKCSIKYDKKKFSNLIPEQNLGLAGLISYGGRSSSIVYQMWFTEHHPDMCTIGPTERWLEHAVYRFSHDMANEEELYTGISGCFLKEYATHAVRDFIVDEMNVRIGWDTKMRVYPILETVLKISRTPEEGEWPRGKLIFVEKDSIPKMNFILELPEAEQPVLDNVKHIRKLLQSVENSDLKLVATENTIVGITRENHPDFSISVDFRGGYGFLALNDELVCSFSDGSFKSTTHKEKLVQVEEALMDADMDAEKVTALFKVVTGIVHNAAGHRHGCSIVIDLNESPVFIMGHSLLHPMDLKNQDNYDLAKSLSKVDGALHIGADIKLHGFACLLQGRNVPGENRARGARFNSALRFTAEHENVIVIVVSSDTLVSVMMGGAVLKTRWKLETSLICKIPVPLKKWVAASK; encoded by the coding sequence TTGGCAAAATATGGCTTTATCCGCAGGTGCATCACGGAAACCTTAGAGGGATTGAAAGAGGGTCTGACTCTTTTTTCCGGGCCCAGCAGGGCGGCAGTCATTTATGCCATCACACCCGACGATCCCATCTATATCTTTGATCCCCAGAACCTTTTGGCCGGGCACGAGCCGAAATTTAAAGAATTGTATATTGAGTCAAATGATTGGCGAAACAAGTGTTCCATCAAATATGACAAAAAGAAATTCAGCAATCTGATTCCCGAACAAAACCTTGGGCTGGCCGGACTGATATCCTATGGCGGCAGATCAAGCTCCATCGTCTATCAGATGTGGTTTACCGAACACCACCCGGACATGTGTACCATAGGCCCAACTGAGCGGTGGTTGGAGCATGCGGTTTACAGATTCTCCCACGACATGGCCAATGAAGAAGAATTGTACACAGGCATTTCCGGCTGTTTTCTCAAGGAATATGCCACCCATGCGGTCAGAGATTTTATTGTGGATGAAATGAATGTCCGGATCGGCTGGGATACCAAAATGAGGGTTTACCCGATTTTAGAAACCGTGCTTAAAATTTCAAGAACGCCGGAAGAAGGAGAATGGCCTAGAGGCAAACTGATTTTTGTGGAAAAAGACTCAATCCCCAAAATGAATTTTATTTTAGAGCTTCCCGAGGCAGAGCAACCGGTCCTGGACAATGTCAAGCATATCAGGAAGCTGCTTCAGTCGGTTGAAAATTCAGATTTGAAATTGGTTGCCACTGAAAATACGATTGTTGGCATCACCAGGGAAAATCATCCGGATTTTTCCATCTCAGTGGATTTTAGAGGCGGATACGGTTTTCTGGCGCTCAATGATGAGTTGGTGTGCTCGTTCTCCGACGGCAGCTTCAAATCGACCACGCATAAAGAAAAGCTGGTTCAGGTGGAAGAGGCATTAATGGACGCTGATATGGATGCTGAAAAGGTCACAGCTTTATTTAAAGTCGTTACCGGGATTGTTCACAATGCTGCCGGCCACCGGCATGGATGCAGCATTGTGATTGACCTCAATGAGTCCCCGGTTTTTATCATGGGCCATTCATTACTGCATCCCATGGACCTGAAAAATCAGGATAATTATGATCTGGCCAAATCCCTGTCCAAGGTGGATGGGGCGCTGCACATAGGGGCTGATATAAAGCTGCATGGGTTTGCCTGCCTTTTGCAAGGCAGGAATGTGCCCGGAGAAAACAGGGCCAGGGGTGCCAGGTTCAATTCAGCTTTGAGGTTCACGGCAGAACATGAAAATGTTATTGTGATAGTCGTCTCATCCGACACTCTGGTCTCGGTCATGATGGGGGGGGCGGTTCTAAAAACTAGATGGAAACTGGAAACTTCTCTTATATGCAAGATCCCCGTTCCCTTGAAAAAATGGGTTGCTGCGAGTAAATAA
- a CDS encoding FAD-dependent oxidoreductase has translation MTTNIYQFIEVDRVAPKKKSIEERRHTFREIYEPFQESQVAMQADRCLNCGNPYCEWKCPVHNYIPDWLRLANEGKILAAAELCHQTNSLPEICGRVCPQDRLCEGACTLNTGFGAVTIGSIEKYIVDTAFDMGWQPDLSAVVSTGKRVAVIGAGPAGLACADVLVRNGVSPVVFDRHPEIGGLLCFGIPNFKLDKKVLVRRRRIFEAMGIEFRLGIEVGEDMDPGDLVAEFDALFVGTGTYSPISGGLENEDAPGVLQALPFLIGNTDYLMKIQRDTYPYINLEKKNVVVLGGGDTAMDCLRTALRQEASTATCAYRRDRENMPGSAQEVGNAMDEGARFLFNVQPQAIVLDDAGRTAGVRVVKTQMGEPDERGRRKPVPVPGSQEIIPAHAVILAFGFRPGPLNWLTPLEVKTDTETGRILASETSAFPLQTGNKKIFAGGDAVLGSDLVVTAIAQGRKAAMSMLSFLGV, from the coding sequence ATGACCACAAATATATATCAATTCATTGAAGTCGACCGGGTTGCACCCAAGAAAAAATCCATTGAGGAGCGCAGGCATACTTTCAGGGAAATCTACGAACCCTTTCAAGAATCCCAGGTAGCCATGCAGGCGGACCGGTGTCTCAACTGCGGCAACCCATACTGCGAGTGGAAATGCCCGGTGCACAACTATATTCCAGACTGGCTCAGGCTGGCCAACGAAGGCAAAATTCTGGCGGCAGCCGAGCTCTGCCACCAGACCAACAGCCTGCCGGAAATCTGCGGCAGAGTCTGCCCCCAGGACCGCCTCTGCGAAGGGGCCTGCACCCTGAACACCGGATTCGGCGCTGTCACCATCGGCAGCATTGAAAAGTACATTGTAGACACCGCCTTTGATATGGGATGGCAGCCGGATCTCTCCGCCGTGGTTTCCACAGGAAAGCGGGTGGCTGTTATCGGGGCCGGTCCGGCGGGCCTTGCCTGCGCTGATGTTCTGGTGAGAAACGGGGTCTCGCCGGTGGTTTTTGACCGGCACCCTGAGATCGGGGGACTGCTGTGTTTCGGCATCCCCAACTTTAAGCTGGATAAAAAAGTGCTGGTACGGCGGCGCAGAATTTTTGAAGCCATGGGCATTGAATTCCGGTTGGGAATTGAGGTGGGAGAAGATATGGACCCCGGGGATCTGGTCGCTGAATTTGACGCCCTGTTTGTGGGTACCGGCACCTATTCCCCCATTTCCGGGGGGCTTGAAAATGAAGATGCCCCGGGTGTACTCCAGGCCCTGCCGTTCTTGATCGGCAACACGGATTATTTGATGAAAATCCAGCGGGACACCTATCCATATATCAATCTTGAGAAAAAAAATGTGGTGGTGCTGGGGGGCGGGGATACGGCCATGGACTGCCTGAGAACTGCGCTTCGTCAGGAGGCATCCACGGCAACCTGCGCCTACCGCAGGGACAGGGAAAATATGCCGGGCTCTGCCCAGGAGGTGGGCAATGCTATGGATGAGGGGGCCCGGTTTTTATTCAATGTCCAGCCACAGGCAATTGTATTGGACGACGCCGGCCGTACTGCAGGTGTCCGTGTAGTGAAAACTCAGATGGGAGAACCAGATGAAAGAGGTCGACGTAAGCCTGTTCCAGTGCCGGGCTCCCAGGAGATCATCCCTGCCCATGCTGTGATTCTCGCATTTGGCTTCAGACCCGGTCCCCTGAACTGGCTGACCCCCCTGGAGGTGAAGACCGATACAGAAACCGGCCGTATTCTGGCGTCTGAAACCAGCGCCTTTCCCCTTCAGACCGGCAATAAAAAGATTTTTGCCGGCGGTGACGCGGTCTTGGGTTCGGACCTTGTGGTCACGGCAATTGCCCAGGGCCGGAAAGCAGCCATGTCAATGCTGTCTTTTCTGGGTGTTTAG